DNA sequence from the Armigeres subalbatus isolate Guangzhou_Male chromosome 1, GZ_Asu_2, whole genome shotgun sequence genome:
tatttcaacaatattaaaatttgacggattgtaaaaataataataatttcttattaccgccaaaacaaattgaaattttgtttgactttacgtcaaatattgttataattaaaatagttttttctgcgtgtaccacacgtaaaatgctggataaatgaagaaaacagaacaatataacttaagttattgaaatttaaattttcacgatcgaaaatcattttgcgatacataattaaatacccgcgcgaaatatacggtacaatatgaacggagctttaaatttcaagaacagcactagcgccacaccaacaaacggtggcttcaagaactagtgcttgtttcacggggttggAAATATACGGTGAAGTATCGGAGCACTAAATAAAAGCCAACCTGTCGGTAGTACAGTAATCCACAGAAGACCGCATTTATTATCTCGCCTACTTAGATAtctaaattcaaattcaaattcatctGAAGTAACCCTGTAACGCATACCTGTTCTAGGATACTACAACTCCTCCTTTTCTTAAATGTCCTGAACTGCATCTAAACGGAAGTCATTCAAATATCCCGGTTGTCGAATACTTCGTTGAGGCCTTCGCTGCGGCGGAACCGCCAAGTCCGCTGTGGGTTGCGACCCCAATGGTTGGTTATTACTTGAAAGTAACTGTGGAGATGATGACTGAGATTCACTGTTGATTCCTGAAGTCCTTGTATGTGGTAACGATATATTTTGATCGGCTAGATTTGCTTCCGTTGCCATGTGTTTCAAGTGAGCTACGTTTCGATGAAATGTCCTTCCGGTGTCCTTACATCTTAAAGTTGCGTCGGGTCCGTTTCGTTGGATGACCTCCAGTTCTTCAGGGCTGAAATTGCTGGAAAGCTTGGTTTCTTTGTTAATGCGTTTAGCAACCACAGTATCTCCCACTTTTATCAAGCTCGGCCTAGCTTGACGACGGTTGTCGCTATATTCGGCTCCTCTCACTTTTTTCTCACGATCTCTATCCATTACTTCCTCGGTCAAGATATTTCCTGCCGAAGGCATTGTGGGCAGCTTGTCACGGAGTACTCTCCCGAACATCAACGCTGAAGGAGCAACGCCGGTAGTTGAATGAGGGGTCGAATTGTACATCAAAAGATACATCCTCAAATCCCACTTCCAGTCGGAATTAGGTGTTTCCTGACTAATCTGTAAGCGTTTCTTCAGAGCCCTATTGGCCCTTTCTACTTCTCCGTTTGCTTGTGGCCAATATGGAGAGGTTTTAATCAACTCTATGCCGAATTCAGTACCAAATTTACTCAATGCTTCGCTTACAAACTGCGGCCCATTATCAGTCTTCATTGATTCCGGAATACCATATCGACAAAAAGTTTCATGAAGCGCCTGAATTGTCAATTTTGCCGTAATTTCACGCATAACAACTACCTCTACAAATCGACTGAAATAATCAACGAGTACTAACAGGTTGTGCCCCGATGGTAATGGACCCATAAAATCAGCTGCAATGTGGGTCCATGGTTTCTCAGGCATTCTTGTTCGCACAAGAGGTTCAGGAGGTGATAGAGCAGAGACCAGGGTGCACTCCCTACAACTTTTTACATATTTTTCGGCTTGCTTGTCCATGTTTGGCCACCATACCTTTTGCCTTAATCGTCTTTTCATCGCCACGATTCCAGGGTGCCCCTCATGAGCCAATTGTAAAATATGATGCTGCAATAACTCTGGGATGACAATTCTTTCTCCACGGAGTAAAACATCCTCCAGCACACAAAGTTCAGAGGCATAAGGTTTGAAAACTAATGCTTGTTTCGACCAATCTTTTCCTTCGAGTGCCCTAATTACCCCGCTGATAGTATCATCTTCCCTAGACTTTTCTCGAATATCTTCAAGTTGTGTGGCAATTGGTGTGGAAGTGTTCGCTATAAAATGCATATAATTGTCATTTTCGATGTCGAAAGGTTGCGGTTCGGACAGTGAGAGTCGCGAGAGAGCATCAGCTAAATTAGTGACCCTGGTTCGTGGACTATATCGTAGCTATAGGACTGTAACCGTAACACCCAACGTTCCAAACGAGCACAGGGCTTTGATCGTGGACTGAACAGAAACATAAGTGGCTTACAGTCAGTGATTAATTTGAAACGGGTTCCTTGGAGGTATAAACTGAAACGGTCAACTGCCCAAACGATGCCCAAGGCCTCTTTTTCCGTTTGGAAGTATTTGCGTTCCAAATCGGTCAATGACTTACTTGCGTATGCAATCACTCTGCATTCTCCATGTTTGTTTTCCTGTAGCAGCACAGCCCCAAGACCAGAAGGACTGGCATCGGTTATCAAAATAGTTTGATCTCTGACATCGAAAAAACCCAGATGACTGATTTTGCAGAGGGTTCGTTTTATCTCCTCAAAAGCATTTTTCTGCTTGGACGTCCACTCGAATTTAATGCCTGTTCTCAACAGAGCTCGAAGTGGGTCTGTTTTGGACGCCAAGTGGGGAATGAATCTTCCCACATAAGTAACCAGGCCGAGAAAACTTCTTAGCTCCGCTGTGTTAGCTGGTTCACGACACTGTTGAAGAGCCAGAATTCTGCTTTTTATTGGTCTGATTCCTTCAGCTGAAAGTTCATGGCCCAAAAATTCTAACTTGTCCATGTTGAATAAGCATTTTGCCATATTCAATAGAACCCCATATTGCTCTAAACGCTCCATCAAAGCTTTGAGTCGTCGATCATGTTCTTCTTGAGAACGACCAAATATCAAAATGTCATCCAAATATACCACTACTCCTTCTAAACCTGCCAGAATAGTTTCCATTACTTTCTGAAAAAGTTCTGGAGCACAGCAAATTCCAAACATTAGTCGTTTGTATCTGAGGGTGTTATAAAAAGATATATTTATATCATTTATTAGATATTTTTATAGATTATGTTTAGCACAGTTTAGCACAATTTACCTGAACAGGCCATATTTCGTTATAAAGGTAGTGATTTCGCGGGATTTTTCGGACAACTCTAGTTGGTGGTAAGCTTCTTTAACAtctaatttggaaaattttaccGCCCCACCAAGGCTTCCCAGCAACTCCTCAATAAGGGGCAATGGGTGAGATTCTCGTAGAACAGCCTGATTCGCTCGCCTCATGTCGACACAAATTCTTACTTCTCCAGATCCTTTCAAGATAGGTACCATTGGTGATACCCAAACAGAAGGGCCGTCCACCTTCTCGATGATGTCTTTATCCAGCAATGCCTTTAATTTATCATGAATTCTTCCCTCCAGAGCAATTGGTGCACGCCTGTAACCTTGCTGTATTGGTTGGATCGCACCATTGATGGGGATTTCAACAATAACCCCTTTAATTTTCGGAAAACTGGTAGGGCTAAGCTCGGTTGATGCAATATCGAAACCAACTTTGAGAACTTCCAGTTCCTTGGCGGTCTTATCGCCAAGCAGATTACGTTGACCTTGATCCACAATATAGAACGTTGCTTTAACTTCTTTAGATCCTGCCTTAATCGTTGTACGAAACATTCCTGCCATTTTCATTGGCTTATTAGTAGCATAAGCCGTCAAATTACGGTCGACCTCTTCAGCATACGCAGTAAACTTCATACCCTCATTGTTCACCTTCCGCCATGTTTCTGCAGTAATAACGTTAGCGTCAGCACCGGAATCTATAATCATCGGAATCTTAACGCCTCCCACGATGAACTCGAATGTATTCTTTCCCATGGCGTAGAAAATCTCATCATTCCATTTATCGCTCCGGTCGTCTTCCACTAAGCGTACACGTTTCGGTTTAAACCCATCGTAGCTGGAGCTAGCTCGTTTCATACAACGGTTTGCATAATGACCTTTCTCACCGCATTTCATACACTTTGAGTTTCGTGCACGACAAACTGAATCTCCTTTGAAATGCCCTCTTTGGCCACATGCGAAACAGGCCTTGGCCGCTGTACGGTTATCTTTGTAAAGATTTCGTTCATTTGTGCTGGGCGCGCGGTATGCCTTACCAGGAACTTTGAAAGCACTACTAGAGCTTTGATGAGGATGATTGGTGGTAGAAGGGAAGTTCACGTTAAGAGGACGCTTGAATATCTTATTCATACCTCCTCCATATTCAACCGGAGTTCGATCCATTTCCTTAACCTGTTGATGAACGTCCGCTATAGTGGTCCCAAGAGTTACAATTTCCTCCAGTGACATATCTTTCGCCAAAATTTGTCGGCGAAGATCCGATGATCTGCAAGCTTCCACAATTTGTTCGACGATTCTATCATCACTTTCGCGGGAATCGTACCTGTCGAATTCGCAGCGTTTGCCTTGGATACGCAACCGCAATACGAAATCTGCAAATCTTTCATCCGCCTTCTGGGTTATTTGGCGAAACAAATGACGTTCGTAATTTCTGTTACGCATTGGCTCAAAATGTTCATCAAGCCGCTGAATTGCCACATCATAGTAAGGGGGATCAGCAAGAACACGAGAAAATTCATCTACCCCAGGAAGATGGTCAAAAATCTCTTGTATTTCGGAACCAGCTAGATAGAGCATCTGAGAACGTTTTTCTAGTTGCGAGATGATTCCACACGCGTCGAAGTATGTTTGAAGTTCTCGCTTCCATTTTTGCCACGCGGTAGGCAGTTGGGATCGATCCGCTCCAAGCACAAATGGCTTCACACGATGCATTGACGATTCCATCCTATTTAAATATTACAATTGTATCCATACACAAAACGAAACCATCAAGCTTGATAGGAAGGATGAATGGAAAAGTGGAAAGTTGCTGGTTCtttcaaaattattaacaaTTCGTTTCCATTGCCAGATACCacgaaatatatatatatatatatattatcaaTGATACACCTTAATTACTGCTTggttacctagaaaatatttAATTCTTTCGTGTTCAAATCAATTATCAAGTATTAACCACAATTATTGTATATCTTTGTTTTTATTATCACATGCTTTTCAAGATGCCTTTTCCTGCATTCCATCCCATAGCACACAGTTGCTCTcccaatgcatttttttttaatagcacacagttgctctcccaatgtattttttttttttcaatagcacacagttgctctccaattatgtatttaattttcCATTAGCACACAGTTGCTctccaaatgtttttttttcagtagcaCACAGTTGCTCTCCAAGGCAAAACTGCCACCCCTTCATAGCACACAGTTGCTCTCCAATGTACATCAATCCATAGCACACAGTTGCTCTCCATATCTGccaaatattgacaatttatcACCGTAGCACACAGTTGCTCTCCAAGACTGGATTGTCACGTCTCCATAGCACATAGTCGCTATCCAAGTACACAAACATTTCGTTTGTCTTTCCACCCCactaattttattcaattacTTTTCTCCGACACGTTATGATTCAACAGTAAATTACTCTTCTTATTCCGGTCGACCTATACTATTATACACATTCGATTATTGAACTGCACTCGTTATCCTGCCATGTAACGGcactttattttcatattttaccGTTCTATCCCAGCAGTGACTTGAAAACAAATAACTGTTTCTGATGTAACACTTACATGTGTGAGTATTGGTTCGGGATAGAAAAACATTTCGTCTTAGTAGATAGGGGAACTTGCTCACTGCTTATTTTTGCTACAGACGGTTGCATAAGTGAAATAAACTTACCTTCGAGTGTATATATTTCTCTCATGTTGAATGATTAAATGGGCAGCggtataaaaaaaactgtaaaatttccctgaaaaaaaactgatattccttTGGGAGGTACCGTTATGATATCTATCACAGAGAATAAGCAAACATTAACAACAACACAATTACAACCGCTACAAAGTCGACGGCaagatgggaatgacatttctCACCCCACTGTTAAATTGATGGAACATCGTTTTGTGCTTGCGTGTGTAAAGCACGTTTTGCAGTGTTACCATGGCAACAGAAACGAATAAATgggcaaagattttttttttttttttgattttcaaggCACTGATTTCCATCCATCCTCCTCAATTAAAACACTCCCACATGTGCGTTTGCACGTGGTTATGCATAATTTCCATTTGTTCTTAGATTCTACTCTCCTACCTCAAATTCCAGTTGTTCAACTCCCACGTTAGCAAGATCACCACACGTTGTGATATAATTCAATTCACTATgatcaattaaataaaatattaagCACAATTAGGAGTTTTTCTCCTCGTCGCCAATGAAGTATCGGAGCACTAAATAAAAGCCAACCTGTCGGTAGTACAGTAATCCACAGAAGACCGCATTTATTATCTCGCCTACTTAGATAtctaaattcaaattcaaattcatctGAAGTAACCCTGTAACGCATACCTGTTCTAGGATACTACATACGGtacaatatgaacggagctttaaatttcaagaacagcactagcgccacaccaacaaacggtggcttcaagaactagtgcttgtttcacggggttggtcattgtttgtgtgaagaattttgcttcgacttcgcgaattgctTCGCACAACACTCCGAAGCACCAGGatgtggggtttgacagtgagcTCTGTTAAACTCCTATTAAAAGTTTCATGTATCTGCAagcaggctccgccaaagcgatcgagtgccgctcaaagcgcacaagcccaagtcctgatgttaactagggacgttccgatacttcaaaatatcgatatttgattcgatacgataatcgaatcaaagtatcgatatctccgatatattggaatgaaaatatcgatatatcggaaaatcatatgatatttcagaaATGAGAATATTTAGAATGTTGTAGTTATTCAATTATTATCGTATTACCATATTAGCCCTTTACAATAATGATTGgaaatgactttttttttctattgcaTTATTCAATCTGCTTCTATAGTGTGCCAGTCCAACAATCAACGGCGGCGGCGTTCATCGTAATTTTAACCGATAGTGGCGGCGTTTTTGGCATGATACTGACCTCACTATTTTTCGTTCGCTCGAAAAAATCAATtggaattttgagaaatttgttgaaattccactaacattttttttgtgtatttctATTCGAGTTATTCTGATTCTTAACAACAGAAGATTCtcttttcagaatttccaagttagattttttttttaatttaattaaatatttataattttcaaattataaatttttaattaaatttccaaaatccattgcaatattcttaattaaaaaaggaaattcatttaaactttcacggaaattgagggggtcaaacgcaaaggggtgtaagcctcaaaaagttattttcaaaaaaacggGTGcatagtttttcaatattttttcgcttcatacaaattgtatggaagttcaaaaaaatactcattttctgtgattttttacatttttttctaaacaacGTAGGgaaaaagacggctttggcaggttttgttctattattggcaggggggttattgtcgaccgaattttatgaaatttggccacaacattctttgatatgcaaagaatgtttaggccaaattcgagcctagtcagtcataaaaaatccctgccaataatagaacaaaacctgccaaagccgtcattccccctacaaaCTATATTAACATATTGTTGCAAAGCTTGAAAACCAAAGTATTTTTTCCTGTGGCCAACTCAATTCTGACCAAAATGTCACATACACCCCACTGCTTCTAACTCCCTCAATTATCTTTTTGTTTCACATGAAATCCCCAGAAATTTCGGCAGGAAATTCTCTTCAAATTTTTCCGGACATTCTTCAAAATTGAcgcaaataaaattcaaaattttcattataaaacaaatattttaaggaaattctttttaattcctacggggaattcttgaaaatttcggaaggaaatttttatttgttttccaaTTCTTCCAAATTCTCAATTCAACAAATCTCTTCCTAATTTCTAAAGTTAATTtaatttatctaatttatcaCGTCAAATTTATCAATTCAAATACCAGCGGCATGACAGATGTCGCACAAGGACGCGACAACGCAAAGTGTTTGTGATGGCAGCGCACACCTCATACCACCCGCGCGACCGAGAAATTTCATCTGAACCATTAAAAATACGACATTTCAGATCCATTTTGAAGCACTTTCTTTCACAAGAAAAAAACAatgcaattgttatttttgtgttactTTCTTCTGATTCAacatatcgatatcgaaagcaaaaatatcgatatgaccgatatattgaaagcaaaatatcgatacaaaaatatcggatatcgaaacaaaaatatcgatattccgatatatcggaagtatcggaacgtccctaagtgggacgctaaacatGATACGACGGCCTTCCGATGAGACATAAGGTTTGCACAAGCCCAATCAGCCGCCTTAAGAagcaaccattacgaacgacatagaagataatacgactcgatacaatcggcaacgacctaggcgacgaattaAGGATCACGATTAGAAGCtcggaacatggaactgcaagtcgctaggcttcgcatgtttttttttttctttttttttttttttagcaagggtaaacggaaatctgcatccagacacctgaggaggttaactcaggtagtgtgggtaTGGGTAtgttacccgacccactaaaaccaaaaccctttcgccagtccgtacccccggcccgcaattaagtaatacatcaggggggactattgagaacgctcacgcctatgctaacgcacttgacg
Encoded proteins:
- the LOC134207092 gene encoding uncharacterized protein K02A2.6-like, which codes for MPEKPWTHIAADFMGPLPSGHNLLVLVDYFSRFVEVVVMREITAKLTIQALHETFCRYGIPESMKTDNGPQFVSEALSKFGTEFGIELIKTSPYWPQANGEVERANRALKKRLQISQETPNSDWKWDLRMYLLMYNSTPHSTTGVAPSALMFGRVLRDKLPTMPSAGNILTEEVMDRDREKKVRGAEYSDNRRQARPSLIKVGDTVVAKRINKETKLSSNFSPEELEVIQRNGPDATLRCKDTGRTFHRNVAHLKHMATEANLADQNISLPHTRTSGINSESQSSSPQLLSSNNQPLGSQPTADLAVPPQRRPQRSIRQPGYLNDFRLDAVQDI